In Zingiber officinale cultivar Zhangliang chromosome 1A, Zo_v1.1, whole genome shotgun sequence, a genomic segment contains:
- the LOC122008934 gene encoding uncharacterized protein LOC122008934 encodes MTQYIFRPQKRAVAKDAHESVAFNSEDGQDETTRLYLKLYIKAGLPCMNLLRMTTVPILEQLYLEERLLRSSTENWCIINHGTSLPTIVMGISGRPSELVELKSVLRYQIPVIRRFSGGGTVIIDNVTLFVSLICNKNAISGCKIVLCCYQN; translated from the exons ATGACTCAGTACATATTTCGGCCACAAAAAAGAGCCGTGGCAAAAGATGCTCATGAAAGCGTCGCCTTCAACAGTGAGGATGGTCAGGATG AAACAACTAGGCTTTACCTCAAGCTATATATAAAAGCTGGACTTCCCTGCATGAATCTTCTTAGAATGACAACTGTGCCAATATTAGAGCAACTATATTTGGAGGAAAGACTGCTCAGAAGCTCAACAGAGAATTGGTGTATCATTAATCATGGGACAAGTCTTCCCACCATAGTCATGGGCATATCTGG GAGGCCTTCAGAACTTGTTGAACTGAAGTCGGTGCTTCGTTATCAAATTCCTGTGATTAGAAGATTTTCTGGAGGAGGCACGGTTATCATAGACAATGTCACACTTTTTGTCTCTTTAATTTGCAACAAGAATGCTATTTCGGGCTGTAAGATAGTTTTGTGTTGTTATCAGAACTag
- the LOC122038961 gene encoding inorganic pyrophosphatase TTM2-like isoform X2, giving the protein MRLLKVHRGFPWHHRGVGNHLGLRSRPLASLDRSRHPLLFPYQPPHSIPSPLPPPLSPPQSHPTAEQSNSTLFWLMDQDNSIMDSPQRRHGLLRDQVRLAKRKNSDRYEIVPIQDPLSFEKGFFIVIRACQLLAQKNDGIIVVGVAGPSGAGKSVFTEKVLNFIPSIAVISMDNYNDSSRIIDGNFDDPRLTDYDTLLENIRGLKEGKSVQVPIYDFKSSSCIGYRTVDVPSSRIVFLEGIYALSEKLRPLLDLRVSVTGGVHFDLVKRVLRDIQRAGQEPEEIIHQISETVYPMYKAFIEPDLQTAHIKISNKFNPFTGFQNPTYILKSPRNVPVDQIKSVLSQEHKESTEETYDIYLLPPGEDPEACQSYLRMRNRDGKYNLMFEEWVTDNPFIISPRITFEVSVRLLGGLMALGYSIAAILKRSSHVLYDDKVVVKIDWLEQLNRHYIQVQGKERLYVRHIAEQLGLESAFVPRTYIEQIQLEKLVNEVMALPDDLRTKLSIDNDMVSSPGEALSQASADKVAVRNKFHKSGMSHSFSTQREKNIAKLRLDVKQRRFERQPPESPAISREAVNHLSEQISALNERFDEFSSQMEEYNKKFSSQKTSMSQQNLALQGETCNGSVPTSLFMSNLGNGTLLPTSSSSSQLNKDSSLLDELMLVSRGQRQIMHQLDNLNNLMHERLSLSSRQGLTDNRSRLPNWNTIGILVMGCIGIVLFKNLNRN; this is encoded by the exons ATGCGACTTTTAAAGGTCCACCGTGGGTTTCCGTGGCACCATCGAGGGGTTGGGAATCATCTGGGCCTGCGATCTCGCCCACTCGCCAGTCTCGATCGTTCTCGGCATCCGCTCCTCTTCCCCTACCAGCCGCCGCACTCGATCCCTTCTCCGCTTCCGCCGCCTTTATCTCCTCCTCAATCTCATCCCACTGCCGAGCAA AGCAATTCCACATTGTTTTGGTTGATGGATCAAGATAATTCTATCATGGACTCACCCCAACGTAGGCATGGTCTATTAAGAGATCAAGTTCGGTTGGCAAAGAGAAAGAATTCTGATCGTTACGAAATTGTTCCAATTCAAGATCCATTGTCATTTGAAAAAGGTTTCTTCATAGTAATACGTGCATGCCAGTTATTGGCTCAAAAGAATGATGGGATTATTGTGGTTGGGGTAGCTGGTCCTTCTGGGGCTGGGAAGTCTGTATTTACTGAGAAGGTTCTCAATTTCATCCCAAGCATCGCTGTCATATCTATGGACAACTACAATGATTCTAGTCGCATCATTGATGGAAATTTTGATG ATCCACGGTTAACAGATTATGACACTTTGCTAGAAAATATTCGCGGACTAAAAGAAGGGAAGTCTGTTCAGGTGCCAATATATGATTTCAAGTCAAGTAGTTGCATTGGATACAG GACTGTTGACGTCCCTAGCTctaggattgtttttcttgaagGGATTTATGCTTTAAGTGAGAAGTTGCGTCCTCTACTTGATCTGCGTGTTTCTGTGACTGGTGGTGTACATTTTGACCTTGTTAAAAGGGTTTTGCGGGACATACAGCGTGCTGGACAAGAACCTGAAGAGATTATTCATCAAATTTCAGAAACA GTTTATCCAATGTACAAAGCGTTCATTGAACCAGACTTGCAAACAGCACATATAAAAATCTCCAACAAGTTCAATCCATTTACAGGCTTCCAGAATCCAACCTACATTCTAAAG TCGCCAAGGAATGTACCAGTGGATCAAATCAAGTCTGTTCTTTCCCAAGAACACAAAGAAAGCACAGAAGAAACCTATGATATATACCTATTGCCACCAGGTGAAGACCCGGAAGCATGCCAATCTTATTTAAGAATGAGAAACAGAGATGGAAAGTACAATCTCATGTTTGAG GAATGGGTAACTGATAATCCCTTCATCATATCACCCAGAATTACTTTTGAAGTTAGTGTGCGTCTTCTTGGTGGGTTAATGGCACTAGGCTATAGCATTGCAGCTATTCTGAAGAGAAGTAGTCATGTGCTGTATGATGACAAGGTGGTTGTGAAAATTGATTGGTTAGAACAACTTAATCGCCATTACATTCAG GTGCAAGGAAAAGAGCGACTGTATGTTAGGCATATTGCAGAGCAATTGGGTCTGGAAAGTGCGTTCGTTCCACGTACTTACATCGAACAGATTCAACTGGAAAAGCTTGTGAATGAAGTGATG GCATTGCCAGATGATTTGAGGACAAAGCTCAGCATAGACAATGATATGGTCTCTAGTCCCGGAGAAGCACTCTCGCAGGCATCTGCTGATAAGGTTGCTGTgagaaataaatttcataaaag CGGAATGTCTCATTCCTTCTCTACTCAAAGGGAGAAAAATATTGCCAAACTCAGACTTGATGTCAAACAGAGAAGGTTCGAGAGGCAACCACCTGAATCACCGGCAATCAGTCGG GAAGCTGTCAATCATCTATCAGAGCAGATTTCTGCTCTAAATGAAAGATTCGATGAATTTAGTTCACAAATGGAAGAATACAATAAGAAGTTCAGCTCACAGAAAACTTCTATGAGCCAACAAAACTTGGCCCTCCAAGGGGAAACCTGTAATGGCTCTGTCCCGACATCGCTGTTTATGTCTAACTTGGGCAATGGCACCCTTCTGCccacttcatcatcttcttcccaGCTGAATAAAGATTCTTCCCTACTGGATGAG CTAATGCTCGTCTCGCGTGGTCAGCGACAAATCATGCATCAGCTGGATAACCTCAACAACTTGATGCACGAGCGCTTGTCTTTGTCATCCCGGCAAGGCTTAACTGATAACAGAAGCAGATTGCCCAACTGGAATACAATAGGGATACTAGTAATGGGATGCATCGGCATCGTTCTGTTCAAAAATCTGAACAGGAATTAA
- the LOC122038961 gene encoding inorganic pyrophosphatase TTM2-like isoform X1 has translation MRLLKVHRGFPWHHRGVGNHLGLRSRPLASLDRSRHPLLFPYQPPHSIPSPLPPPLSPPQSHPTAEQIKLHIQAGSFPLSICWKPRSNSTLFWLMDQDNSIMDSPQRRHGLLRDQVRLAKRKNSDRYEIVPIQDPLSFEKGFFIVIRACQLLAQKNDGIIVVGVAGPSGAGKSVFTEKVLNFIPSIAVISMDNYNDSSRIIDGNFDDPRLTDYDTLLENIRGLKEGKSVQVPIYDFKSSSCIGYRTVDVPSSRIVFLEGIYALSEKLRPLLDLRVSVTGGVHFDLVKRVLRDIQRAGQEPEEIIHQISETVYPMYKAFIEPDLQTAHIKISNKFNPFTGFQNPTYILKSPRNVPVDQIKSVLSQEHKESTEETYDIYLLPPGEDPEACQSYLRMRNRDGKYNLMFEEWVTDNPFIISPRITFEVSVRLLGGLMALGYSIAAILKRSSHVLYDDKVVVKIDWLEQLNRHYIQVQGKERLYVRHIAEQLGLESAFVPRTYIEQIQLEKLVNEVMALPDDLRTKLSIDNDMVSSPGEALSQASADKVAVRNKFHKSGMSHSFSTQREKNIAKLRLDVKQRRFERQPPESPAISREAVNHLSEQISALNERFDEFSSQMEEYNKKFSSQKTSMSQQNLALQGETCNGSVPTSLFMSNLGNGTLLPTSSSSSQLNKDSSLLDELMLVSRGQRQIMHQLDNLNNLMHERLSLSSRQGLTDNRSRLPNWNTIGILVMGCIGIVLFKNLNRN, from the exons ATGCGACTTTTAAAGGTCCACCGTGGGTTTCCGTGGCACCATCGAGGGGTTGGGAATCATCTGGGCCTGCGATCTCGCCCACTCGCCAGTCTCGATCGTTCTCGGCATCCGCTCCTCTTCCCCTACCAGCCGCCGCACTCGATCCCTTCTCCGCTTCCGCCGCCTTTATCTCCTCCTCAATCTCATCCCACTGCCGAGCAA ATAAAACTCCATATCCAAGCTGGAAGTTTTCCACTTTCCATCTGCTGGAAGCCTAGA AGCAATTCCACATTGTTTTGGTTGATGGATCAAGATAATTCTATCATGGACTCACCCCAACGTAGGCATGGTCTATTAAGAGATCAAGTTCGGTTGGCAAAGAGAAAGAATTCTGATCGTTACGAAATTGTTCCAATTCAAGATCCATTGTCATTTGAAAAAGGTTTCTTCATAGTAATACGTGCATGCCAGTTATTGGCTCAAAAGAATGATGGGATTATTGTGGTTGGGGTAGCTGGTCCTTCTGGGGCTGGGAAGTCTGTATTTACTGAGAAGGTTCTCAATTTCATCCCAAGCATCGCTGTCATATCTATGGACAACTACAATGATTCTAGTCGCATCATTGATGGAAATTTTGATG ATCCACGGTTAACAGATTATGACACTTTGCTAGAAAATATTCGCGGACTAAAAGAAGGGAAGTCTGTTCAGGTGCCAATATATGATTTCAAGTCAAGTAGTTGCATTGGATACAG GACTGTTGACGTCCCTAGCTctaggattgtttttcttgaagGGATTTATGCTTTAAGTGAGAAGTTGCGTCCTCTACTTGATCTGCGTGTTTCTGTGACTGGTGGTGTACATTTTGACCTTGTTAAAAGGGTTTTGCGGGACATACAGCGTGCTGGACAAGAACCTGAAGAGATTATTCATCAAATTTCAGAAACA GTTTATCCAATGTACAAAGCGTTCATTGAACCAGACTTGCAAACAGCACATATAAAAATCTCCAACAAGTTCAATCCATTTACAGGCTTCCAGAATCCAACCTACATTCTAAAG TCGCCAAGGAATGTACCAGTGGATCAAATCAAGTCTGTTCTTTCCCAAGAACACAAAGAAAGCACAGAAGAAACCTATGATATATACCTATTGCCACCAGGTGAAGACCCGGAAGCATGCCAATCTTATTTAAGAATGAGAAACAGAGATGGAAAGTACAATCTCATGTTTGAG GAATGGGTAACTGATAATCCCTTCATCATATCACCCAGAATTACTTTTGAAGTTAGTGTGCGTCTTCTTGGTGGGTTAATGGCACTAGGCTATAGCATTGCAGCTATTCTGAAGAGAAGTAGTCATGTGCTGTATGATGACAAGGTGGTTGTGAAAATTGATTGGTTAGAACAACTTAATCGCCATTACATTCAG GTGCAAGGAAAAGAGCGACTGTATGTTAGGCATATTGCAGAGCAATTGGGTCTGGAAAGTGCGTTCGTTCCACGTACTTACATCGAACAGATTCAACTGGAAAAGCTTGTGAATGAAGTGATG GCATTGCCAGATGATTTGAGGACAAAGCTCAGCATAGACAATGATATGGTCTCTAGTCCCGGAGAAGCACTCTCGCAGGCATCTGCTGATAAGGTTGCTGTgagaaataaatttcataaaag CGGAATGTCTCATTCCTTCTCTACTCAAAGGGAGAAAAATATTGCCAAACTCAGACTTGATGTCAAACAGAGAAGGTTCGAGAGGCAACCACCTGAATCACCGGCAATCAGTCGG GAAGCTGTCAATCATCTATCAGAGCAGATTTCTGCTCTAAATGAAAGATTCGATGAATTTAGTTCACAAATGGAAGAATACAATAAGAAGTTCAGCTCACAGAAAACTTCTATGAGCCAACAAAACTTGGCCCTCCAAGGGGAAACCTGTAATGGCTCTGTCCCGACATCGCTGTTTATGTCTAACTTGGGCAATGGCACCCTTCTGCccacttcatcatcttcttcccaGCTGAATAAAGATTCTTCCCTACTGGATGAG CTAATGCTCGTCTCGCGTGGTCAGCGACAAATCATGCATCAGCTGGATAACCTCAACAACTTGATGCACGAGCGCTTGTCTTTGTCATCCCGGCAAGGCTTAACTGATAACAGAAGCAGATTGCCCAACTGGAATACAATAGGGATACTAGTAATGGGATGCATCGGCATCGTTCTGTTCAAAAATCTGAACAGGAATTAA
- the LOC122038961 gene encoding inorganic pyrophosphatase TTM2-like isoform X3, whose translation MDQDNSIMDSPQRRHGLLRDQVRLAKRKNSDRYEIVPIQDPLSFEKGFFIVIRACQLLAQKNDGIIVVGVAGPSGAGKSVFTEKVLNFIPSIAVISMDNYNDSSRIIDGNFDDPRLTDYDTLLENIRGLKEGKSVQVPIYDFKSSSCIGYRTVDVPSSRIVFLEGIYALSEKLRPLLDLRVSVTGGVHFDLVKRVLRDIQRAGQEPEEIIHQISETVYPMYKAFIEPDLQTAHIKISNKFNPFTGFQNPTYILKSPRNVPVDQIKSVLSQEHKESTEETYDIYLLPPGEDPEACQSYLRMRNRDGKYNLMFEEWVTDNPFIISPRITFEVSVRLLGGLMALGYSIAAILKRSSHVLYDDKVVVKIDWLEQLNRHYIQVQGKERLYVRHIAEQLGLESAFVPRTYIEQIQLEKLVNEVMALPDDLRTKLSIDNDMVSSPGEALSQASADKVAVRNKFHKSGMSHSFSTQREKNIAKLRLDVKQRRFERQPPESPAISREAVNHLSEQISALNERFDEFSSQMEEYNKKFSSQKTSMSQQNLALQGETCNGSVPTSLFMSNLGNGTLLPTSSSSSQLNKDSSLLDELMLVSRGQRQIMHQLDNLNNLMHERLSLSSRQGLTDNRSRLPNWNTIGILVMGCIGIVLFKNLNRN comes from the exons ATGGATCAAGATAATTCTATCATGGACTCACCCCAACGTAGGCATGGTCTATTAAGAGATCAAGTTCGGTTGGCAAAGAGAAAGAATTCTGATCGTTACGAAATTGTTCCAATTCAAGATCCATTGTCATTTGAAAAAGGTTTCTTCATAGTAATACGTGCATGCCAGTTATTGGCTCAAAAGAATGATGGGATTATTGTGGTTGGGGTAGCTGGTCCTTCTGGGGCTGGGAAGTCTGTATTTACTGAGAAGGTTCTCAATTTCATCCCAAGCATCGCTGTCATATCTATGGACAACTACAATGATTCTAGTCGCATCATTGATGGAAATTTTGATG ATCCACGGTTAACAGATTATGACACTTTGCTAGAAAATATTCGCGGACTAAAAGAAGGGAAGTCTGTTCAGGTGCCAATATATGATTTCAAGTCAAGTAGTTGCATTGGATACAG GACTGTTGACGTCCCTAGCTctaggattgtttttcttgaagGGATTTATGCTTTAAGTGAGAAGTTGCGTCCTCTACTTGATCTGCGTGTTTCTGTGACTGGTGGTGTACATTTTGACCTTGTTAAAAGGGTTTTGCGGGACATACAGCGTGCTGGACAAGAACCTGAAGAGATTATTCATCAAATTTCAGAAACA GTTTATCCAATGTACAAAGCGTTCATTGAACCAGACTTGCAAACAGCACATATAAAAATCTCCAACAAGTTCAATCCATTTACAGGCTTCCAGAATCCAACCTACATTCTAAAG TCGCCAAGGAATGTACCAGTGGATCAAATCAAGTCTGTTCTTTCCCAAGAACACAAAGAAAGCACAGAAGAAACCTATGATATATACCTATTGCCACCAGGTGAAGACCCGGAAGCATGCCAATCTTATTTAAGAATGAGAAACAGAGATGGAAAGTACAATCTCATGTTTGAG GAATGGGTAACTGATAATCCCTTCATCATATCACCCAGAATTACTTTTGAAGTTAGTGTGCGTCTTCTTGGTGGGTTAATGGCACTAGGCTATAGCATTGCAGCTATTCTGAAGAGAAGTAGTCATGTGCTGTATGATGACAAGGTGGTTGTGAAAATTGATTGGTTAGAACAACTTAATCGCCATTACATTCAG GTGCAAGGAAAAGAGCGACTGTATGTTAGGCATATTGCAGAGCAATTGGGTCTGGAAAGTGCGTTCGTTCCACGTACTTACATCGAACAGATTCAACTGGAAAAGCTTGTGAATGAAGTGATG GCATTGCCAGATGATTTGAGGACAAAGCTCAGCATAGACAATGATATGGTCTCTAGTCCCGGAGAAGCACTCTCGCAGGCATCTGCTGATAAGGTTGCTGTgagaaataaatttcataaaag CGGAATGTCTCATTCCTTCTCTACTCAAAGGGAGAAAAATATTGCCAAACTCAGACTTGATGTCAAACAGAGAAGGTTCGAGAGGCAACCACCTGAATCACCGGCAATCAGTCGG GAAGCTGTCAATCATCTATCAGAGCAGATTTCTGCTCTAAATGAAAGATTCGATGAATTTAGTTCACAAATGGAAGAATACAATAAGAAGTTCAGCTCACAGAAAACTTCTATGAGCCAACAAAACTTGGCCCTCCAAGGGGAAACCTGTAATGGCTCTGTCCCGACATCGCTGTTTATGTCTAACTTGGGCAATGGCACCCTTCTGCccacttcatcatcttcttcccaGCTGAATAAAGATTCTTCCCTACTGGATGAG CTAATGCTCGTCTCGCGTGGTCAGCGACAAATCATGCATCAGCTGGATAACCTCAACAACTTGATGCACGAGCGCTTGTCTTTGTCATCCCGGCAAGGCTTAACTGATAACAGAAGCAGATTGCCCAACTGGAATACAATAGGGATACTAGTAATGGGATGCATCGGCATCGTTCTGTTCAAAAATCTGAACAGGAATTAA
- the LOC122038961 gene encoding inorganic pyrophosphatase TTM1-like isoform X5, with product MRLLKVHRGFPWHHRGVGNHLGLRSRPLASLDRSRHPLLFPYQPPHSIPSPLPPPLSPPQSHPTAEQIKLHIQAGSFPLSICWKPRSNSTLFWLMDQDNSIMDSPQRRHGLLRDQVRLAKRKNSDRYEIVPIQDPLSFEKGFFIVIRACQLLAQKNDGIIVVGVAGPSGAGKSVFTEKVLNFIPSIAVISMDNYNDSSRIIDGNFDDPRLTDYDTLLENIRGLKEGKSVQVPIYDFKSSSCIGYRTVDVPSSRIVFLEGIYALSEKLRPLLDLRVSVTGGVHFDLVKRVLRDIQRAGQEPEEIIHQISETVYPMYKAFIEPDLQTAHIKISNKFNPFTGFQNPTYILKSPRNVPVDQIKSVLSQEHKESTEETYDIYLLPPGEDPEACQSYLRMRNRDGKYNLMFEEWVTDNPFIISPRITFEVSVRLLGGLMALGYSIAAILKRSSHVLYDDKVVVKIDWLEQLNRHYIQVQGKERLYVRHIAEQLGLESAFVPRTYIEQIQLEKLVNEVMALPDDLRTKLSIDNDMVSSPGEALSQASADKVAVRNKFHKRYNYFETTLLSISSAECLIPSLLKGRKILPNSDLMSNREGSRGNHLNHRQSVGKLSIIYQSRFLL from the exons ATGCGACTTTTAAAGGTCCACCGTGGGTTTCCGTGGCACCATCGAGGGGTTGGGAATCATCTGGGCCTGCGATCTCGCCCACTCGCCAGTCTCGATCGTTCTCGGCATCCGCTCCTCTTCCCCTACCAGCCGCCGCACTCGATCCCTTCTCCGCTTCCGCCGCCTTTATCTCCTCCTCAATCTCATCCCACTGCCGAGCAA ATAAAACTCCATATCCAAGCTGGAAGTTTTCCACTTTCCATCTGCTGGAAGCCTAGA AGCAATTCCACATTGTTTTGGTTGATGGATCAAGATAATTCTATCATGGACTCACCCCAACGTAGGCATGGTCTATTAAGAGATCAAGTTCGGTTGGCAAAGAGAAAGAATTCTGATCGTTACGAAATTGTTCCAATTCAAGATCCATTGTCATTTGAAAAAGGTTTCTTCATAGTAATACGTGCATGCCAGTTATTGGCTCAAAAGAATGATGGGATTATTGTGGTTGGGGTAGCTGGTCCTTCTGGGGCTGGGAAGTCTGTATTTACTGAGAAGGTTCTCAATTTCATCCCAAGCATCGCTGTCATATCTATGGACAACTACAATGATTCTAGTCGCATCATTGATGGAAATTTTGATG ATCCACGGTTAACAGATTATGACACTTTGCTAGAAAATATTCGCGGACTAAAAGAAGGGAAGTCTGTTCAGGTGCCAATATATGATTTCAAGTCAAGTAGTTGCATTGGATACAG GACTGTTGACGTCCCTAGCTctaggattgtttttcttgaagGGATTTATGCTTTAAGTGAGAAGTTGCGTCCTCTACTTGATCTGCGTGTTTCTGTGACTGGTGGTGTACATTTTGACCTTGTTAAAAGGGTTTTGCGGGACATACAGCGTGCTGGACAAGAACCTGAAGAGATTATTCATCAAATTTCAGAAACA GTTTATCCAATGTACAAAGCGTTCATTGAACCAGACTTGCAAACAGCACATATAAAAATCTCCAACAAGTTCAATCCATTTACAGGCTTCCAGAATCCAACCTACATTCTAAAG TCGCCAAGGAATGTACCAGTGGATCAAATCAAGTCTGTTCTTTCCCAAGAACACAAAGAAAGCACAGAAGAAACCTATGATATATACCTATTGCCACCAGGTGAAGACCCGGAAGCATGCCAATCTTATTTAAGAATGAGAAACAGAGATGGAAAGTACAATCTCATGTTTGAG GAATGGGTAACTGATAATCCCTTCATCATATCACCCAGAATTACTTTTGAAGTTAGTGTGCGTCTTCTTGGTGGGTTAATGGCACTAGGCTATAGCATTGCAGCTATTCTGAAGAGAAGTAGTCATGTGCTGTATGATGACAAGGTGGTTGTGAAAATTGATTGGTTAGAACAACTTAATCGCCATTACATTCAG GTGCAAGGAAAAGAGCGACTGTATGTTAGGCATATTGCAGAGCAATTGGGTCTGGAAAGTGCGTTCGTTCCACGTACTTACATCGAACAGATTCAACTGGAAAAGCTTGTGAATGAAGTGATG GCATTGCCAGATGATTTGAGGACAAAGCTCAGCATAGACAATGATATGGTCTCTAGTCCCGGAGAAGCACTCTCGCAGGCATCTGCTGATAAGGTTGCTGTgagaaataaatttcataaaag GTACAACTATTTTGAAACAACTCTTCTGTCTATTTCCTCAGCGGAATGTCTCATTCCTTCTCTACTCAAAGGGAGAAAAATATTGCCAAACTCAGACTTGATGTCAAACAGAGAAGGTTCGAGAGGCAACCACCTGAATCACCGGCAATCAGTCGG GAAGCTGTCAATCATCTATCAGAGCAGATTTCTGCTCTAA
- the LOC122038961 gene encoding inorganic pyrophosphatase TTM1-like isoform X4, whose amino-acid sequence MRLLKVHRGFPWHHRGVGNHLGLRSRPLASLDRSRHPLLFPYQPPHSIPSPLPPPLSPPQSHPTAEQIKLHIQAGSFPLSICWKPRSNSTLFWLMDQDNSIMDSPQRRHGLLRDQVRLAKRKNSDRYEIVPIQDPLSFEKGFFIVIRACQLLAQKNDGIIVVGVAGPSGAGKSVFTEKVLNFIPSIAVISMDNYNDSSRIIDGNFDDPRLTDYDTLLENIRGLKEGKSVQVPIYDFKSSSCIGYRTVDVPSSRIVFLEGIYALSEKLRPLLDLRVSVTGGVHFDLVKRVLRDIQRAGQEPEEIIHQISETVYPMYKAFIEPDLQTAHIKISNKFNPFTGFQNPTYILKSPRNVPVDQIKSVLSQEHKESTEETYDIYLLPPGEDPEACQSYLRMRNRDGKYNLMFEEWVTDNPFIISPRITFEVSVRLLGGLMALGYSIAAILKRSSHVLYDDKVVVKIDWLEQLNRHYIQVQGKERLYVRHIAEQLGLESAFVPRTYIEQIQLEKLVNEVMALPDDLRTKLSIDNDMVSSPGEALSQASADKVAVRNKFHKRYNYFETTLLSISSAECLIPSLLKGRKILPNSDLMSNREGSRGNHLNHRQSVGLVVTRTICSFGRNWEKFTISFACLYVMLQVV is encoded by the exons ATGCGACTTTTAAAGGTCCACCGTGGGTTTCCGTGGCACCATCGAGGGGTTGGGAATCATCTGGGCCTGCGATCTCGCCCACTCGCCAGTCTCGATCGTTCTCGGCATCCGCTCCTCTTCCCCTACCAGCCGCCGCACTCGATCCCTTCTCCGCTTCCGCCGCCTTTATCTCCTCCTCAATCTCATCCCACTGCCGAGCAA ATAAAACTCCATATCCAAGCTGGAAGTTTTCCACTTTCCATCTGCTGGAAGCCTAGA AGCAATTCCACATTGTTTTGGTTGATGGATCAAGATAATTCTATCATGGACTCACCCCAACGTAGGCATGGTCTATTAAGAGATCAAGTTCGGTTGGCAAAGAGAAAGAATTCTGATCGTTACGAAATTGTTCCAATTCAAGATCCATTGTCATTTGAAAAAGGTTTCTTCATAGTAATACGTGCATGCCAGTTATTGGCTCAAAAGAATGATGGGATTATTGTGGTTGGGGTAGCTGGTCCTTCTGGGGCTGGGAAGTCTGTATTTACTGAGAAGGTTCTCAATTTCATCCCAAGCATCGCTGTCATATCTATGGACAACTACAATGATTCTAGTCGCATCATTGATGGAAATTTTGATG ATCCACGGTTAACAGATTATGACACTTTGCTAGAAAATATTCGCGGACTAAAAGAAGGGAAGTCTGTTCAGGTGCCAATATATGATTTCAAGTCAAGTAGTTGCATTGGATACAG GACTGTTGACGTCCCTAGCTctaggattgtttttcttgaagGGATTTATGCTTTAAGTGAGAAGTTGCGTCCTCTACTTGATCTGCGTGTTTCTGTGACTGGTGGTGTACATTTTGACCTTGTTAAAAGGGTTTTGCGGGACATACAGCGTGCTGGACAAGAACCTGAAGAGATTATTCATCAAATTTCAGAAACA GTTTATCCAATGTACAAAGCGTTCATTGAACCAGACTTGCAAACAGCACATATAAAAATCTCCAACAAGTTCAATCCATTTACAGGCTTCCAGAATCCAACCTACATTCTAAAG TCGCCAAGGAATGTACCAGTGGATCAAATCAAGTCTGTTCTTTCCCAAGAACACAAAGAAAGCACAGAAGAAACCTATGATATATACCTATTGCCACCAGGTGAAGACCCGGAAGCATGCCAATCTTATTTAAGAATGAGAAACAGAGATGGAAAGTACAATCTCATGTTTGAG GAATGGGTAACTGATAATCCCTTCATCATATCACCCAGAATTACTTTTGAAGTTAGTGTGCGTCTTCTTGGTGGGTTAATGGCACTAGGCTATAGCATTGCAGCTATTCTGAAGAGAAGTAGTCATGTGCTGTATGATGACAAGGTGGTTGTGAAAATTGATTGGTTAGAACAACTTAATCGCCATTACATTCAG GTGCAAGGAAAAGAGCGACTGTATGTTAGGCATATTGCAGAGCAATTGGGTCTGGAAAGTGCGTTCGTTCCACGTACTTACATCGAACAGATTCAACTGGAAAAGCTTGTGAATGAAGTGATG GCATTGCCAGATGATTTGAGGACAAAGCTCAGCATAGACAATGATATGGTCTCTAGTCCCGGAGAAGCACTCTCGCAGGCATCTGCTGATAAGGTTGCTGTgagaaataaatttcataaaag GTACAACTATTTTGAAACAACTCTTCTGTCTATTTCCTCAGCGGAATGTCTCATTCCTTCTCTACTCAAAGGGAGAAAAATATTGCCAAACTCAGACTTGATGTCAAACAGAGAAGGTTCGAGAGGCAACCACCTGAATCACCGGCAATCAGTCGGGTTAGTTGTCACAAGGACAATATGCTCATTTGGTAGAAACTGGGAAAAATTCACAATTTCGTTTGCATGCCTATATGTTATGTTACAAGTGGTCTAA